A stretch of Anolis sagrei isolate rAnoSag1 chromosome X, rAnoSag1.mat, whole genome shotgun sequence DNA encodes these proteins:
- the LOC132780204 gene encoding gap junction delta-2 protein-like, whose amino-acid sequence MGEWTILERLLEAAVQQHSTMIGRILLTVVVIFRILIVAIVGETVYEDEQTMFMCNTLQPGCNQACYDKAFPISHIRYWVFQIILVCTPSLCFITYSVHQSAKQRDRRYSFLYPLLEKDCARDGGKKVKNVNGILVQNPDGLSKEEPDCLEVKEIPSTPLRPPKSSKVKRQEGISRFYIIQVVFRNALEIGFLAGQYFLYGFNVPAIFECDRYPCVKEVECYVSRPTEKTVFLVFMFAVSGICVLLNLAELNHLGWRKIKTAIRGVQARRKSICEVRKKDLSSLAQVPTLGRTQSSESAYV is encoded by the exons GATCCTGCTGACGGTGGTGGTGATCTTCCGCATCTTGATCGTGGCCATTGTGGGCGAGACTGTTTACGAGGACGAGCAGACCATGTTCATGTGTAACACGTTGCAGCCCGGCTGCAATCAGGCTTGCTACGACAAGGCCTTCCCCATCTCGCACATCCGCTACTGGGTCTTCCAGATCATCCTGGTGTGCAcccccagcctctgcttcatcaCCTACTCAGTGCACCAGTCGGCCAAGCAGCGGGACCGGCGCTACTCCTTCCTCTACCCGCTGCTGGAAAAGGACTGCGCCCGGGATGGTGGAAAGAAGGTCAAGAACGTCAACGGCATCTTGGTGCAGAACCCCGACGGCTTGTCCAAGGAGGAACCCGACTGCCTGGAGGTGAAGGAAATCCCCAGCACCCCCCTGCGGCCGCCCAAGAGCTCCAAGGTCAAGCGCCAAGAGGGCATCTCCCGCTTCTACATCATCCAG GTGGTTTTCCGCAATGCCTTGGAGATTGGCTTCCTCGCCGGACAGTACTTCCTATACGGGTTCAACGTGCCGGCCATCTTCGAATGCGACCGCTACCCGTGCGTGAAGGAGGTGGAGTGCTACGTCTCCCGCCCCACCGAGAAGACCGTCTTCTTGGTCTTCATGTTCGCCGTGAGCGGGATCTGCGTGCTGCTCAACCTGGCCGAGCTCAACCACCTCGGCTGGCGCAAGATCAAGACGGCCATCCGGGGGGTGCAGGCCAGGCGGAAATCCATCTGCGAGGTGCGCAAGAAGGACCTCTCCTCGCTGGCCCAAGTGCCTACGCTCGGACGGACACAGTCCAGTGAGTCTGCCTATGTGTGA